From Zalophus californianus isolate mZalCal1 chromosome 16, mZalCal1.pri.v2, whole genome shotgun sequence, one genomic window encodes:
- the DUS1L gene encoding tRNA-dihydrouridine(16/17) synthase [NAD(P)(+)]-like isoform X1: MPKLQGFEFWSRTLGGARHVVAPMVDQSELAWRLLSRRHGAQLCYTPMLHAQVFIRDANYRKENLYCEVCPEDRPLIVQFCANDPEVFVQAALLAQDYCDAIDLNLGCPQMIAKRGHYGAFLQEEWDLLQRMILLAHEKLSVPVTCKIRVFPEIDKTVKYAQMLEKAGCQLLTVHGRTKEQKGPLSGTASWEHIKAVRKAVAIPVFANGNIQSLRDVERCIQDTGVQGVMSAEGNLHNPALFEGRSPAVWELAEEYLDIVRQYPCPLSYVRAHLFKLWHHTLQVHQQLREELAKVKTLEGVAAVNQELKLRCQEDISRQKEGEKPSGGLPFFHWICQPYLRPGPREGSEENGAARSKRALEEEEGGTDVLSKNKQKKQLRNPHKTFDPSLKPKYAKCDQCGNPKVMDCFLEPNWRNLWPGRGPSPGCRSLSQQDLESQEAFLRLWAVPWPEGPLEPHTLPHQAPGLLLRPQRVPLKEMPLLRESPATQHRRMSWSSPRPYAGSPEMLHQGAGSQAGPAPPLATCVFKSEQ; encoded by the exons ATGCCGAAGCTGCAGGGCTTCGAGTTCTGGAGCCGCACCCTGGGGGGGGCCCGGCACGTGGTGGCGCCCATGGTGGACCAGAGCGAGCTGGCCTGGAGGCTGCTGAGCCGCCGACACGGGGCCCAGCTCTGCTACACCCCCATGCTCCACGCCCAGGTCTTCATCCGTGATGCCAACTATCGGAAGGAGAACCTGTACTGCGAAGTGTGCCCCGAGGACCGGCCTCTCATTGTGCAG TTCTGTGCCAATGACCCAGAGGTGTTTGTCCAGGCGGCTCTCCTGGCTCAGGATTACTGTGATGCCATCGACCTGAATTTGGGTTGCCCGCAGATGATAGCCAAGCGAG GTCACTACGGTGCCTTCCTGCAGGAGGAGTGGGACCTGCTCCAGAGAATGA TTCTGCTGGCGCACGAGAAACTCTCTGTCCCTGTCACGTGCAAAATCCGAGTCTTCCCGGAGATTGACAAGACCGTGAAGTATGCCCAGATGCTGGAGAAAGCAGGCTGCCAG TTGCTGACTGTGCACGGGCGCACCAAGGAGCAGAAGGGGCCCTTGTCGGGCACTGCGTCCTGGGAGCACATCAAGGCCGTGCG GAAGGCAGTGGCCATCCCTGTGTTTGCCAACGGGAACATCCAGAGCCTGCGGGACGTGGAGCGTTGCATCCAGGACACAGGAGTCCAGGGGGTCATGAGTGCAG AGGGCAACCTGCACAACCCCGCCCTGTTTGAGGGGCGTAGCCCTGCCGTGTGGGAGCTGGCCGAGGAGTACCTGGACATCGTGCGGCAGTACCCCTGCCCCCTGTCCTACGTCCGGGCCCACCTTTTCAAGCTGTGGCACCACAC GCTACAGGTGCATCAGCAGCTCCGGGAGGAGCTCGCCAAAGTGAAGACCCTGGAAGGTGTTGCGGCTGTGAACCAGGAGCTGAAGCTGCGGTGTCAG GAGGATATAtccaggcagaaggagggagagaagccctCTGGCGGCTTGCCTTTCTTCCACTGGATCTGCCAGCCCTACTTACGGCCAGG gcccagggaagggagcGAGGAGAACGGGGCTGCCCGCAGCAAGCgggccctggaggaggaggagggcggcACAGACGTCCTATCCAAGAACAAGCAGAAGAAGCAGCTGAGGAACCCCCACAAGACCTTCGATCCCTCGCTGAAGC cAAAATACGCCAAGTGTGATCAGTGTGGAAACCCAAAG GTCATGGATTGCTTTTTAGAACCAAATTGGAGAAATCTCTGGCCTGGAAGGGGGCCCAGTCCCGGCTGCAGGAGCCTCAGCCAGCAGGATCTGGAGagccaggaagccttcctgaggTTGTGGGCAGTGCCCTGGCCTGAGGGGCCGCTGGAGCCCCACACACTGCCCCACCAGGCCCCAGGACTCTTACTGAGACCTCAACGTGTCCCACTTAAGGAAATGCCTTTACTCAGGGAATCTCCCGCTACTCAACACAGAAGGATGAGCTGGTCTTCCCCTCGGCCCTACGCTGGGAGCCCGGAAATGCTGCACCAGGGAGCAGGCTCCCAGGCTGGACCTGCCCCCCCCCTTGCAACGTGTGTGTTCAAAAGTGAACAATAA
- the DUS1L gene encoding tRNA-dihydrouridine(16/17) synthase [NAD(P)(+)]-like isoform X4 yields the protein MIAKRGHYGAFLQEEWDLLQRMILLAHEKLSVPVTCKIRVFPEIDKTVKYAQMLEKAGCQLLTVHGRTKEQKGPLSGTASWEHIKAVRKAVAIPVFANGNIQSLRDVERCIQDTGVQGVMSAEGNLHNPALFEGRSPAVWELAEEYLDIVRQYPCPLSYVRAHLFKLWHHTLQVHQQLREELAKVKTLEGVAAVNQELKLRCQEDISRQKEGEKPSGGLPFFHWICQPYLRPGPREGSEENGAARSKRALEEEEGGTDVLSKNKQKKQLRNPHKTFDPSLKPKYAKCDQCGNPKVMDCFLEPNWRNLWPGRGPSPGCRSLSQQDLESQEAFLRLWAVPWPEGPLEPHTLPHQAPGLLLRPQRVPLKEMPLLRESPATQHRRMSWSSPRPYAGSPEMLHQGAGSQAGPAPPLATCVFKSEQ from the exons ATGATAGCCAAGCGAG GTCACTACGGTGCCTTCCTGCAGGAGGAGTGGGACCTGCTCCAGAGAATGA TTCTGCTGGCGCACGAGAAACTCTCTGTCCCTGTCACGTGCAAAATCCGAGTCTTCCCGGAGATTGACAAGACCGTGAAGTATGCCCAGATGCTGGAGAAAGCAGGCTGCCAG TTGCTGACTGTGCACGGGCGCACCAAGGAGCAGAAGGGGCCCTTGTCGGGCACTGCGTCCTGGGAGCACATCAAGGCCGTGCG GAAGGCAGTGGCCATCCCTGTGTTTGCCAACGGGAACATCCAGAGCCTGCGGGACGTGGAGCGTTGCATCCAGGACACAGGAGTCCAGGGGGTCATGAGTGCAG AGGGCAACCTGCACAACCCCGCCCTGTTTGAGGGGCGTAGCCCTGCCGTGTGGGAGCTGGCCGAGGAGTACCTGGACATCGTGCGGCAGTACCCCTGCCCCCTGTCCTACGTCCGGGCCCACCTTTTCAAGCTGTGGCACCACAC GCTACAGGTGCATCAGCAGCTCCGGGAGGAGCTCGCCAAAGTGAAGACCCTGGAAGGTGTTGCGGCTGTGAACCAGGAGCTGAAGCTGCGGTGTCAG GAGGATATAtccaggcagaaggagggagagaagccctCTGGCGGCTTGCCTTTCTTCCACTGGATCTGCCAGCCCTACTTACGGCCAGG gcccagggaagggagcGAGGAGAACGGGGCTGCCCGCAGCAAGCgggccctggaggaggaggagggcggcACAGACGTCCTATCCAAGAACAAGCAGAAGAAGCAGCTGAGGAACCCCCACAAGACCTTCGATCCCTCGCTGAAGC cAAAATACGCCAAGTGTGATCAGTGTGGAAACCCAAAG GTCATGGATTGCTTTTTAGAACCAAATTGGAGAAATCTCTGGCCTGGAAGGGGGCCCAGTCCCGGCTGCAGGAGCCTCAGCCAGCAGGATCTGGAGagccaggaagccttcctgaggTTGTGGGCAGTGCCCTGGCCTGAGGGGCCGCTGGAGCCCCACACACTGCCCCACCAGGCCCCAGGACTCTTACTGAGACCTCAACGTGTCCCACTTAAGGAAATGCCTTTACTCAGGGAATCTCCCGCTACTCAACACAGAAGGATGAGCTGGTCTTCCCCTCGGCCCTACGCTGGGAGCCCGGAAATGCTGCACCAGGGAGCAGGCTCCCAGGCTGGACCTGCCCCCCCCCTTGCAACGTGTGTGTTCAAAAGTGAACAATAA
- the DUS1L gene encoding tRNA-dihydrouridine(16/17) synthase [NAD(P)(+)]-like isoform X3: MPKLQGFEFWSRTLGGARHVVAPMVDQSELAWRLLSRRHGAQLCYTPMLHAQVFIRDANYRKENLYCEVCPEDRPLIVQFCANDPEVFVQAALLAQDYCDAIDLNLGCPQMIAKRGHYGAFLQEEWDLLQRMILLAHEKLSVPVTCKIRVFPEIDKTVKYAQMLEKAGCQLLTVHGRTKEQKGPLSGTASWEHIKAVRKAVAIPVFANGNIQSLRDVERCIQDTGVQGVMSAEGNLHNPALFEGRSPAVWELAEEYLDIVRQYPCPLSYVRAHLFKLWHHTLQVHQQLREELAKVKTLEGVAAVNQELKLRCQEDISRQKEGEKPSGGLPFFHWICQPYLRPGPREGSEENGAARSKRALEEEEGGTDVLSKNKQKKQLRNPHKTFDPSLKPKYAKCDQCGNPKGISRYSTQKDELVFPSALRWEPGNAAPGSRLPGWTCPPPCNVCVQK; this comes from the exons ATGCCGAAGCTGCAGGGCTTCGAGTTCTGGAGCCGCACCCTGGGGGGGGCCCGGCACGTGGTGGCGCCCATGGTGGACCAGAGCGAGCTGGCCTGGAGGCTGCTGAGCCGCCGACACGGGGCCCAGCTCTGCTACACCCCCATGCTCCACGCCCAGGTCTTCATCCGTGATGCCAACTATCGGAAGGAGAACCTGTACTGCGAAGTGTGCCCCGAGGACCGGCCTCTCATTGTGCAG TTCTGTGCCAATGACCCAGAGGTGTTTGTCCAGGCGGCTCTCCTGGCTCAGGATTACTGTGATGCCATCGACCTGAATTTGGGTTGCCCGCAGATGATAGCCAAGCGAG GTCACTACGGTGCCTTCCTGCAGGAGGAGTGGGACCTGCTCCAGAGAATGA TTCTGCTGGCGCACGAGAAACTCTCTGTCCCTGTCACGTGCAAAATCCGAGTCTTCCCGGAGATTGACAAGACCGTGAAGTATGCCCAGATGCTGGAGAAAGCAGGCTGCCAG TTGCTGACTGTGCACGGGCGCACCAAGGAGCAGAAGGGGCCCTTGTCGGGCACTGCGTCCTGGGAGCACATCAAGGCCGTGCG GAAGGCAGTGGCCATCCCTGTGTTTGCCAACGGGAACATCCAGAGCCTGCGGGACGTGGAGCGTTGCATCCAGGACACAGGAGTCCAGGGGGTCATGAGTGCAG AGGGCAACCTGCACAACCCCGCCCTGTTTGAGGGGCGTAGCCCTGCCGTGTGGGAGCTGGCCGAGGAGTACCTGGACATCGTGCGGCAGTACCCCTGCCCCCTGTCCTACGTCCGGGCCCACCTTTTCAAGCTGTGGCACCACAC GCTACAGGTGCATCAGCAGCTCCGGGAGGAGCTCGCCAAAGTGAAGACCCTGGAAGGTGTTGCGGCTGTGAACCAGGAGCTGAAGCTGCGGTGTCAG GAGGATATAtccaggcagaaggagggagagaagccctCTGGCGGCTTGCCTTTCTTCCACTGGATCTGCCAGCCCTACTTACGGCCAGG gcccagggaagggagcGAGGAGAACGGGGCTGCCCGCAGCAAGCgggccctggaggaggaggagggcggcACAGACGTCCTATCCAAGAACAAGCAGAAGAAGCAGCTGAGGAACCCCCACAAGACCTTCGATCCCTCGCTGAAGC cAAAATACGCCAAGTGTGATCAGTGTGGAAACCCAAAG GGAATCTCCCGCTACTCAACACAGAAGGATGAGCTGGTCTTCCCCTCGGCCCTACGCTGGGAGCCCGGAAATGCTGCACCAGGGAGCAGGCTCCCAGGCTGGACCTGCCCCCCCCCTTGCAACGTGTGTGTTCAAAAGTGA
- the DUS1L gene encoding tRNA-dihydrouridine(16/17) synthase [NAD(P)(+)]-like isoform X2: MPKLQGFEFWSRTLGGARHVVAPMVDQSELAWRLLSRRHGAQLCYTPMLHAQVFIRDANYRKENLYCEVCPEDRPLIVQFCANDPEVFVQAALLAQDYCDAIDLNLGCPQMIAKRGHYGAFLQEEWDLLQRMILLAHEKLSVPVTCKIRVFPEIDKTVKYAQMLEKAGCQLLTVHGRTKEQKGPLSGTASWEHIKAVRKAVAIPVFANGNIQSLRDVERCIQDTGVQGVMSAEGNLHNPALFEGRSPAVWELAEEYLDIVRQYPCPLSYVRAHLFKLWHHTLQVHQQLREELAKVKTLEGVAAVNQELKLRCQEDISRQKEGEKPSGGLPFFHWICQPYLRPGPREGSEENGAARSKRALEEEEGGTDVLSKNKQKKQLRNPHKTFDPSLKPKYAKCDQCGNPKGNRCVFNLCRGCCKKRAFREAADCPGHGLLFRTKLEKSLAWKGAQSRLQEPQPAGSGEPGSLPEVVGSALA, translated from the exons ATGCCGAAGCTGCAGGGCTTCGAGTTCTGGAGCCGCACCCTGGGGGGGGCCCGGCACGTGGTGGCGCCCATGGTGGACCAGAGCGAGCTGGCCTGGAGGCTGCTGAGCCGCCGACACGGGGCCCAGCTCTGCTACACCCCCATGCTCCACGCCCAGGTCTTCATCCGTGATGCCAACTATCGGAAGGAGAACCTGTACTGCGAAGTGTGCCCCGAGGACCGGCCTCTCATTGTGCAG TTCTGTGCCAATGACCCAGAGGTGTTTGTCCAGGCGGCTCTCCTGGCTCAGGATTACTGTGATGCCATCGACCTGAATTTGGGTTGCCCGCAGATGATAGCCAAGCGAG GTCACTACGGTGCCTTCCTGCAGGAGGAGTGGGACCTGCTCCAGAGAATGA TTCTGCTGGCGCACGAGAAACTCTCTGTCCCTGTCACGTGCAAAATCCGAGTCTTCCCGGAGATTGACAAGACCGTGAAGTATGCCCAGATGCTGGAGAAAGCAGGCTGCCAG TTGCTGACTGTGCACGGGCGCACCAAGGAGCAGAAGGGGCCCTTGTCGGGCACTGCGTCCTGGGAGCACATCAAGGCCGTGCG GAAGGCAGTGGCCATCCCTGTGTTTGCCAACGGGAACATCCAGAGCCTGCGGGACGTGGAGCGTTGCATCCAGGACACAGGAGTCCAGGGGGTCATGAGTGCAG AGGGCAACCTGCACAACCCCGCCCTGTTTGAGGGGCGTAGCCCTGCCGTGTGGGAGCTGGCCGAGGAGTACCTGGACATCGTGCGGCAGTACCCCTGCCCCCTGTCCTACGTCCGGGCCCACCTTTTCAAGCTGTGGCACCACAC GCTACAGGTGCATCAGCAGCTCCGGGAGGAGCTCGCCAAAGTGAAGACCCTGGAAGGTGTTGCGGCTGTGAACCAGGAGCTGAAGCTGCGGTGTCAG GAGGATATAtccaggcagaaggagggagagaagccctCTGGCGGCTTGCCTTTCTTCCACTGGATCTGCCAGCCCTACTTACGGCCAGG gcccagggaagggagcGAGGAGAACGGGGCTGCCCGCAGCAAGCgggccctggaggaggaggagggcggcACAGACGTCCTATCCAAGAACAAGCAGAAGAAGCAGCTGAGGAACCCCCACAAGACCTTCGATCCCTCGCTGAAGC cAAAATACGCCAAGTGTGATCAGTGTGGAAACCCAAAG GGAAACAGATGTGTGTTCAACCTGTGCCGGGGCTGCTGCAAGAAGCGAGCTTTCAGAGAGGCCGCAGACTGCCCAG GTCATGGATTGCTTTTTAGAACCAAATTGGAGAAATCTCTGGCCTGGAAGGGGGCCCAGTCCCGGCTGCAGGAGCCTCAGCCAGCAGGATCTGGAGagccaggaagccttcctgaggTTGTGGGCAGTGCCCTGGCCTGA